The following proteins are encoded in a genomic region of Quercus lobata isolate SW786 unplaced genomic scaffold, ValleyOak3.0 Primary Assembly Scq3eQI_1999, whole genome shotgun sequence:
- the LOC115973073 gene encoding uncharacterized protein LOC115973073, which yields MSFLKGDLLTRTRKLVKGLAKSKPIWLKAMEHAPPATFPRADGKVKRISLPEDVYIKKFFQKHPDSKHEDAIKICSFDPPPARLFGLRVLDLKEQGVSEEEAMAVADMEYRAEKKAKKKAYSRLKQIARLQGKKPPPNPYPSAIKEIQAEERKYVRDRFFNPKILEIVQKLKEEKAAEAQDRFRGGGW from the exons ATGTCGTTCCTCAAAGGAGATTTGCTTACTCGTACCAGAAAGCTCGTCAAGGGCTTGGCCAAGTCCAAGCCTATCTGGCTCAAAGCCATGGAACA TGCACCACCTGCAACATTTCCTCGTGCTGATGGGAAAGTTAAGAGGATCAGTCTCCCAGAGGAcgtttatataaaaaagttcTTTCAGAAACATCCGGACTCAAAACATGAAGATGCCATCAA GATCTGTAGTTTTGATCCCCCTCCAGCTCGTTTATTTGGTTTGCGGGTGCTTGATCTAAAGGAGCAGGGAGTTAGTGAGGAAGAAGCAATGGCTGTAGCTGAT ATGGAATATCGAGCAgagaaaaaagcaaagaaaaaggcATATTCTCGCTTGAAGCAGATTGCACGTCTTCAAGGGAAGAAACCTCCTCCTAACCCATATCCTAGTGCTATCAAAGAGATTCAAGCTGAGGAGAGGAAGTACGTTCGTGACCGTTTCTTCAATCCCAAAATACTTGAAATTGTGCAGAAGTTGAAAGAGGAGAAGGCTGCAGAGGCACAAGACAGATTCAGGGGGGGTGGCTGGTAA